One genomic segment of Ferrimonas sp. YFM includes these proteins:
- a CDS encoding isoaspartyl peptidase/L-asparaginase, with product MRISLLAAALCLCAAPVLSAPLAIAIHGGAGTIDPNKMSPETEAQVRAKLKEAVRTGYAVLQEGGSSLDAVQQAVQVLESSPLFNAGVGAVYTYEGAHELDASIMDGRTLEAGAVAGVRQVKSPIELARRVMTDSPHVMLSGQGAVEFALDQGLELVPNHYFDTDSRYQSLLRAKKKIMENQQHTKDYKAAVDSLDPGYKYGTVGAVALDSDGNLAAATSTGGMTAKRWGRIGDSPVIGAGTYADNGSCAVSATGHGEYFIRYNVAADICARVKYQGVSINKAASEVIHRVLKPVGGTGGVIVVSPKGEIVMPYNTGGMYRASIDKAGQVSVKIWEN from the coding sequence ATGAGAATCTCCCTGTTGGCGGCTGCCCTGTGTTTGTGCGCCGCCCCCGTCCTGTCCGCGCCTTTGGCCATCGCCATTCACGGCGGCGCCGGCACCATAGACCCCAATAAGATGAGCCCGGAGACCGAGGCTCAGGTACGAGCCAAGCTGAAAGAAGCGGTGCGCACCGGTTATGCGGTGCTGCAGGAGGGGGGAAGCAGTCTGGACGCGGTGCAGCAGGCGGTACAGGTGCTGGAATCCAGCCCCCTGTTCAATGCCGGTGTCGGGGCGGTCTATACCTACGAGGGAGCCCACGAGCTGGATGCCTCCATCATGGATGGCCGTACCCTGGAAGCCGGAGCGGTGGCCGGGGTGCGTCAGGTGAAAAGTCCCATCGAGCTGGCCAGGCGGGTGATGACCGATTCTCCCCATGTGATGCTTTCGGGCCAGGGGGCGGTGGAATTCGCCCTGGATCAGGGGTTGGAGCTGGTGCCCAATCACTACTTCGATACCGACAGCCGTTATCAGAGCCTGTTACGTGCCAAGAAGAAGATCATGGAGAACCAGCAGCACACCAAGGATTACAAGGCCGCGGTGGACAGCCTGGATCCGGGCTACAAATATGGCACCGTGGGGGCCGTGGCCCTGGACAGTGACGGCAACCTGGCGGCGGCCACCTCCACCGGCGGCATGACCGCCAAGCGCTGGGGCCGCATCGGGGATTCACCGGTCATCGGTGCCGGCACCTATGCGGATAACGGCAGCTGCGCCGTCTCCGCCACCGGCCATGGTGAGTACTTTATTCGCTATAACGTGGCAGCAGACATCTGCGCCAGGGTGAAGTACCAAGGGGTCAGCATAAATAAGGCCGCATCCGAGGTGATCCATCGGGTGCTCAAGCCGGTTGGCGGCACAGGAGGGGTGATTGTGGTGAGCCCGAAGG